A window of the Trichoderma asperellum chromosome 4, complete sequence genome harbors these coding sequences:
- a CDS encoding uncharacterized protein (EggNog:ENOG41) codes for MPPLQSLMAPRARGSRKAARGPKTPEPFATTDVRPPSPPRPRFRLRRRAPSSNLKAPTQQFLASVATADVPIPSIEEPRLVDEDMVDTLSTNFPRHSPHHFEFSDEGDLPRGRPSSLPKTPAPHAVPSLSPKRFPDWSLDQAYSSLESSPECDSRPSTAQSTQTSSSLFSRYSLNSDSFSQYSIDPDDIDQFNGDVSIEDANKTIKPIRAAPAAASKRRARKAPWTRSMTQHLWSVYMTYLQDPHVTPFHISKSGIPPDGVCMRVAREAKRSWKGPKSQQVKKKAAAEHSGSATPTEATAPATSYLQWPHSCAATRAHLRELCKASATSAARNHHYMGARNPTPFGRTANRAWNHRMAPPSRSQSAFSGNDMALSLAVSTCESMQPHGPLARLTGSQDQQLPPPLGLCAPPALIEAAVPAPGTGAAGADITRLGSPFVARSYGPSSSNSLADNFGMSLEPQRLSNSVGTRRRSLGSPAIISSSGSSNGSNHYNINYNNSSNDYSNNSRGSSNNQKRRSKQLSAAVEPRRKRPSLGSDFWVDPSNNGAASTQATPSAEFSSTTATQRDALFIPRANLQELFEASHPAAAASASSPPSSSPPPTLGPGSDKPIIAAPSSLLAPPPLADQPARLGSPFSAAKSSFSFPGRRSNSISAIDFSIIRRPFATVQPVQQPQPQPAESETTPTRSSLRSRLAYIDERIKDFRRRDQTRRRSQSPPF; via the coding sequence ATGCCTCCCTTGCAATCGCTCATGGCGCCTCGCGCACGGGGGTCTCGCAAAGCTGCTCGAGGACCTAAAACCCCAGAGCCCTTCGCGACGACTGACGTTCGGcccccttctcctccgcGACCGCGATTTCGACTTAGACGGCGGGCTCCCTCGTCTAATCTCAAGGCTCCCACTCAGCAATTCCTCGCGTCCGTCGCGACAGCAGACGTACCCATTCCAAGCATTGAAGAGCCTCGTTTGGTCGACGAAGACATGGTGGATACGCTCAGCACCAATTTCCCTCGACACAGCCCTCACCACTTTGAATTTTCCGACGAAGGCGACCTGCCTCGCGGAAGGCCATCCTCACTTCCCAAGACTCCCGCTCCTCACGCGGTTCCATCGCTGTCACCAAAGCGATTTCCTGACTGGTCGCTTGACCAGGCCTACAGTAGCCTCGAGTCGAGCCCAGAATGCGACAGCCGGCCGTCGACGGCGCAGTCGACGCAGACGAGCAGCTCGCTCTTCAGCCGGTATTCGCTGAATTCGGACAGCTTCAGCCAGTACAGCATTGATCCCGACGACATTGACCAATTCAATGGCGACGTGTCAATTGAAGACGCGAACAAGACCATCAAACCTATCCGCGCTGCtcctgcagcagcctcaaaaCGGCGTGCGCGCAAGGCGCCCTGGACCAGATCAATGACCCAGCACCTCTGGTCCGTATACATGACCTACCTACAGGATCCCCACGTCACCCCATTTCACATCAGCAAGAGCGGTATCCCTCCCGATGGCGTGTGCATGCGCGTCGCCAGAGAAGCCAAGCGCAGCTGGAAAGGCCCCAAGTCGCAgcaggtgaagaagaaggccgccgccgagcACAGCGGAAGCGCGACACCCACCGAGGCAACGGCGCCGGCGACGTCTTACCTGCAGTGGCCGCACAGCTGCGCGGCTACTCGCGCCCATCTGAGAGAGCTCTGCAAAGCTAGTGCGACCAGCGCTGCACGCAATCATCATTACATGGGGGCCCGTAACCCTACGCCGTTTGGCAGGACCGCCAATCGCGCTTGGAACCACCGCATGGCGCCGCCGTCCCGCTCCCAGTCGGCCTTCTCTGGCAACGACATGGCCCTGTCCCTGGCGGTCAGCACGTGTGAATCGATGCAGCCTCACGGGCCGCTGGCCCGGCTGACGGGATCTCAGGATcagcagctgccgccgcctctCGGGCTCTGCGCACCGCCGGCCTTGATCGAGGCGGCTGTCCCTGCGCCAGGCACGGGAGCTGCCGGTGCGGACATTACCCGGCTGGGCTCGCCCTTCGTGGCTCGGAGCTACGGTCCCAGCTCTTCCAACTCGCTTGCAGACAACTTCGGCATGAGCTTGGAGCCACAGAGGCTAAGCAATTCTGTGGGGACTCGAAGGCGTAGCTTGGGATCGCCggccatcatcagcagcagcggcagcagcaatggcagcaacCACTATAATATCAACTACAACAACAGTAGCAACGActacagcaacaacagccggggcagcagcaacaaccaaAAGCGCAGATCCAAGCAGCTCTCTGCCGCCGTCGAGCCCAGGAGGAAGCGTCCCAGTCTGGGTTCGGACTTTTGGGTTGATCCATCCAACAACGGGGCTGCCTCAACTCAAGCCACGCCATCTGCCGAGTTTAGCTCCACCACCGCGACCCAGCGAGATGCACTGTTCATCCCCCGGGCCAATCTGCAAGAGCTCTTCGAGGCATCTCATCCCGCGGCCgcggcctcggcctcatcTCCAccttcctcctcgcctccTCCCACTCTCGGCCCCGGCAGCGACAAACCCATCATCGCCGCACCGTCATCCCTTctggctcctcctcctctcgctGATCAGCCCGCCAGACTTGGCTCTCCGTTCTCCGCCGCAAAGTCAAGCTTCTCCTTCCCGGGCCGGCGGTCCAACAGTATCTCCGCCATCGACTTCAGCATCATTCGCAGGCCCTTTGCCACCGTCCAGCCTGTCCAGCAGCCCCAACCCCAGCCCGCAGAATCCGAGACTACACCAACCAGGTCGTCTCTGCGGAGTCGTCTTGCTTATATCGACGAGCGGATCAAAGACTTTCGCCGCCGCGACCAGACTCGCCGGCGATCTCAGTCACCACCCTTTTaa